From Aricia agestis chromosome 1, ilAriAges1.1, whole genome shotgun sequence:
tagcgcgcggtgtcaacaaaatgtgtgtcaaatttaaaaactttttaaaaccctggtaagtggtacccctcttagggccgcgctacaccggaatggcagcgctgaaagtgctcgcctcgccgctgccattccggtgtagcgcggcccttaattaatcaaaatacccaaaaacagctgtgcagtgtgcacataatctgtactaatattatgaatgcgaaagtatctctgtctgtctgtctgtctgtcagtctcgctttcacgccaaacgccaaaactaccgaaccgattgtaatgaaattttgtatactgatagtctaaagcctgagaaaggacataggctacttttttactggaaaaaagggttgtaagggtcgtaaatttgttcaaaaaattcataatagatggcgccgtgcgtcttctacatcgcgctgacgcttgctcaaaagtctttctataagaggtggtatcatcttacatttaagtctcgatttttttcgattgttatatctattctacggtattaaataactcagaactttatctgtgcaggcagtgacgtaaccttaagaccaaatttcaccaacgactgttaaagttaatgctcgaattagtatcacgttagctgtttcgtttttcatatgaatgaaagagaagacaggatattttaacaagctgttaacactaacagacgttggtgaaattggggctaaacctatcaatgataaatagtttatgggtaaagttgtgtaattggggggctaaataagctttaaaatttggcataatatataaagtttaacatacaaaaatgaagtacttattgtttgcacactgcacagctgtattgatttaaggggtaccagggtttttttataaaagcttttgacaccaattttgttgacatcgcgcgctataaactgaagtccacgcggacgaagtcgcgggcaacagctagtatgtaataagtaataacgatTGAGGAGCTGGCACACATAACCGGACAAGTCCACCAGAGTGcgaaagtatatatttttttcgaattGTCTTCTCCTGACCCAACTGCGTCAATCCCTGTTAATATGTTCAATCAAAACCGGTTAAGAAGGCtttaaaaagtcaattttcaaacacaaccggattagttcagtagtagtagtagcTGCAGTAGTTGATACTAGTTTTTAGccactgtgtaattttttttctcgcggACTAATCCAGTTCTGTTCACCAGCTCCTCAATTTTTACATAGACTTAAGTATAAACCATATTACACCTACCTTACAGGTAGCTTTCCAGAAATCTGACTTCAATCTGACTTTTTCGAGGCAGCACAAAGAATGCTGGAGTTCCAGCTTTGagctcaaaatattttaacagcaGTAGATCTCCTAATTTTTTTGTTGGATCAACTACATGAGGCATTTTGTCGTAGCCTTCAAAATACACATTGACTGTTCCTACGCTGTACTTGCTGTTCTCATCCCAGGGTGCGGGGAACAGTTGCTGCAACTGATTCACCAGGGGAACATTCTCAGGACATGATTTAATAAAATCGGTCATCTGGTACTCAGGATACAGAAGTAGGACCGGCCATTTCAGAACACCATCTTCAATGTGTACGATTGAATCTTGAGCTCCCGGTAAACTGGGTTCTAGTTTTGATAAATCAATATCATCCTCATCTTCACAGTTTGAAATTTTAATACCTCTTTCTATGATTGCTTTTACAATGGCATCCTTTTggtccttctttttggaagctTCTTTTTTGTTTCTTCTGTCATCTCTATCTTGAATAGCCTTCTTTTTCTTAGCTGTGTTTAGGAGATCTATTATTTCTTTCTCCTTGTTATCATTTTCCAAAAGTTTTTGACAGTGTTCAATACATGTGTCGTACTTGGAACACTCTAATGCAGCTTTTGCAGCTCTCACTCGAGCTTTGGTATGATCAGGTTTGAATGATAATGCTCTTTCGCTGTCGAATAAGGCTGATCGGTAATTTTTCAAAAACCAATGTGCGGCAGCTCTGTTGTTGTACAAACTGGAATTCATTTCTGGATCATCACATCTTACTTTAATACCCTCTGTGTACctgcaatttaatattatattaaaaaatttatcaAATAAAAGAGTTTTCCAAGTAAGTAACAATTCTTACCCTAATATTGCAAGTCTGTAATTTTTgtgtttaaagttaaaatttccaTCTTCTTTGTAGCTTGTGGTAAGTTCTAGTGGGGTATTCTCTTCAGGGTCATATTTAAGCTTAGCCAAACCTTCAGCCAAGGGTGATAATTCTCCATTTTCAGGTACAGACTTCATGAAAAATGGATGCTTGTCCATTTCTTCCTGTATGAAAAAAACAAtagtatgataatatatttgattaaatttatttttgattATATATTTCAATTTCTCATTTACCAAATGTttagtaaaaattattaaaactcctaacctaacctataaatgttttttttttttaatggagaTAAAAACACGGAGTCAAATTCTAATTTATAAGATTTTTAGGCTTGAATATTAATGAAAGAAACCATACCTCCCATCGATCTTCTGGCCATCCTTCTGTGTACCTTTTTCTTTCTAAGCTATTGATAAAATCATCTAACTCTTGGTCTAGTTTTTGACATAAGGCTAGCCTTTCTTCATCAGTCATAGGCACCTTTTtctcaatttctttattttcactCATATTCAGAAGTATCCTAATGTATCTTAGTAATAATTAGAAAAAGCCTAAAGAAATAAATTGATATAAAAATTCTACACccgtatttacaaaataattacaaatcttctacttttcattttttaattgtcaaatgtcaactgtcaacgTCACATTGTGCCATAGAGTAAATAAAATGACGTTTACATGTTTTTACTAAATTCTGTAAGATGGTTACAAAATACATGatcgataaaatataaatattaaatatagcctataggtaactattaataatatgagcaaagagaatataatcacaaTATGAGTTTTAAAATGTGCTGTTTCTGATTTTACTCTACAAAAATgtgtttatgtttaaaataataatttgttattgaTCGAGATTTGTTATTATCATGAGTCGAAATCCTGATATAATTTTCCTAACagaatatatcaaaaacgtaCTTTATTTCGCGGTGTTTAAATCAGGCCGAGTTCCAGTTAACTGTTGCAATACACATTATTTCTGCATTGATGACgatttaatttatgaaaattactaTTTAGACTTTGGACCGTTAAATTTAGGTTGCGTCTACAAGTACTATAAACtattaaatgataaaataaacttGCACTCGCAAAATCAAGTACTAATACATTACACAAGTGCTGACTCCAGAAAAAAGGCCAATGCTGCTTTTTTGATAGGCTGCTTTGGggttttatatttatgtttgtCAGCCGATCAAGCTTATAAGCCTTTACTACGTGAGCAATTTGTGTAAGTTCTTTGAtagtttgtagtttgtaccattAATcgccaaataataattttaagtagaGTGTATGTATTCCGGTCCCGGTATGTATGTCAGAGagccctagaatatttttttattactatcaaatcaagcaaattttttgtgagtagcttcattttgataagacaaacaacatttttatttgcgaaaaatcttgaatgtGATGGtgctaaaatatggattgatctatttgtaggacaatgttaccatcaaatcaaagtatgaaaatgtttctatctctgttggctaccactttcaagatttttcgcagataaaaatgttgtttgtcgtatcaaaataaagctacttacaaaaaatttgcttgtagtaataaaaataaaacgttctagggctccctgactataacGAAAACACAGTTTTTTCGAAATATTGAACTAGAAATTGAAGGaattaaaattatgcttaataAGGCACCAAATTAAATTTATGCTTTTTTCAAAGACCCTTTCAAGACGCATGCCAGCAAAAATCCCCATACACTATAACAATATTGGATTGCTTAGAAGGCCTTGCCAAGGCTCGCGATTTCAATTTCTTCAATTTTCAAGACTTCAATGTCGCAGAGTATATCAAATTAGACAAACTGCAAGGAGGTGATCTAAACTGGATAATTCCAGGTAAGAAAATGTACTGTAAATTCTGCAAAGCAACCTGATGTACCTACACACACCAGCTTAAACCTGAAAGATTTTATACTTCCAGTAATTCGGACTCCCACATCCTCGTGGTTTACAGTTTGCATCGCCATGAAGCGTTTTCACATCACGCGACACCCACATCCGCAAAAAAATTGCAAACACtcataatatattgtgtctgaTCGTTTATTCAAGAACACAAGCaacaattaaattaagaaatttaaaaaaaaacccgccaaacaactttaaaaagtaatgaaataacatattttaccgactttaagtttaaataattcctaagtgtaaagtcatattttagtccataattgttgtcacggtgtgtcgggggaccgccaacagtgtcttttgcattttgtatcgccatgtcacgattcggttcgctgtgaactatgttatgtgaaatcaaatatctacattagcggctacttgtgttggttatagcgCAGAGTAACTCCTgtcaacaggatcataatattatatcccaatgaaccATCTAGGAATGTTATTTTTgcatgaggccgtcaatatgagtccaaacatgaaacctccactttgggttcatattgAGCTCAGCTTTTATataatccaggtgatgctgcagcagcagcatgcaaaaatttattagttatttacgtcttactagttgtcgcaattaaaatgagcccaaacacgaaaccattgctctaagttggtgaggagtatcctattgattaccaggtgatgctgcagctcCAGGTCAAcattccattaatgtgtaaatattcataaatgtcatgaacgagaatgcaataaagcccaccaaactactgcaagttgctaatcggcccttcatgaaccagatgaaccgcgatttttcagtacggagcaggctgatgatgatgaactatagctaagaacactctcaattaagtcagctttcaaacaaaaaaactagatcaaaatcggtccacccgtttggatgctacgatgccacagacagacagacagacagacaaacagacagacagacagacagacagaccgacagaccgacagacagacacgtcaaacttataacacccctttttttgtcgggggttaaaaagttaTCATCTGTCACATCTATAATAATTTCACTTGCTTTTTGAAGACGAGAGAGAgatctttaatattatgtaatcaatCGGTGCAGTACTGGATATCGTATCGCATAATGTGAAAACGCACTTAAAGCTTTATTTTTGTAGGAAAATTTTTGGCGTTCATTGGACCAGTTGATAATACTTATTCGGTGTATAACCCTCCGGAGATGTACGTGGCTTATTTCATTCATAACAACGTTAAAGTTGTTATAAGACTCAACAAAAGGCTTTACGATAGCAATACGTaagaatcaaaatatcttaatgTGTAGTTAgcacataaagtaaatatacctagcggaatagggcaaggtgtcaaacgaaaccgaaattggttttatctgtgttataaaatatgtgtacacttacacaagcatgattgaacatgatttctatgagattatcacacgtctctttttaccacgcagcgttactgatagtgacatctctcttgctcagggctttgtttctctattccgctaggtatattaactttatgagttagCATTGGTACTTTTAATACCATTACCGAGGTAGCCGCAAtctcttaaatattttaaaataaaattttatttaagatttacGTCGAACGGGATTTTACATTACGATTTATATTTTCCCGATGGTTCGTGTCCACAAAAACACATTGTGATGAAATTTTTGGAAATTAGTGAAGAGACAACAGGTGCAATAGCAGTGCATTGCAAGGTTTGTCATCTAACCCATAAGTAAAACGTACCAtcattagaatattataattgaaaatattaatgttcaaataaaaaacaatataagGATTTTTGTTTAGGCAGGCTTGGGCCGCACTGGAACATTAATTGGCTCTTATCTGATAAAGCATTACCGAATGTCAGCTCACGAGGCCATAGCCTGGATGAGGATTTGTAGGCCTGGATCTGTTATAGGCCATCAGCAGGTATATCTTCTAAAATCTAAGTAAATAATATCGGACGCAGTCCAgtgactattattatttaaaaacatattttttacaataggaATGGTTAGAGAAAATTGAACCGTGGCTAATAAAACAAGGAAATATCTACCGGTAAGTTACAATAGTGTTTTtgagcaaaaatatttttgtaataactaataaattgtAACGAGGAAGACACTACGTaatgtaacaattattattacatatcaGGAGGCGAATGTTTcaagatgtaaaccaatttcctAAGCACGAATATGGAATTTATTCTTTCGTCAAAACTACTTATCTACAAAGAGCGATGCTCAGCAAGTCATCGACTCCAACTTCCAGACGAAAGCTAAGTCCGTCAGAACTATCGTCAGGGTCGCGACCGATTTCAAGAAAAATGTTCGGTAAGACGTCTCTTATTGCCGTACTGACGACTGGCGTTAATTTTGAAACAggattgtttaaaaattaaatcagcGTTTTTTTTAACTAGGTGAAACCCGATAAACTCCGATGAAAAATCGTACAAATGCTTTGTCCATTCCCGGGACCATTCTGCATTCCCAAGTATctgcatatcaaatttcataaaaatctgttcagcggtttaagcgtgaagaggtaacagacagacaaactttcacatagtattttataataatttaactgtGTATTATATCTTATAGAATTTAGGTACACATATTAGTGACTAACTGACTACaaggctatttacaactttaaatattaacaatatCTTAATTTTGAGTTATTTAAGAGTAAACTTGTAAACGACGCTTGGTCATTTCAATGCCATGCCTTAGATCAGTTTGAGTAATGATGGTATAATTTCTGAATACATTTAAAGGGGAAGTCGAGAAGAACTTTAAAAGGGAGGATCATAATTGGCACCAAAAGTCGTTTCTTCAAAATCAGAAAATCATTATCGATAAGGAGTAAGTCGTTCAAAGAATATATTTAGTCTAGTTACCGAGAGAAAAATTCAGACAGAAAAATcagacaaattttttttatttttagaaaatcgtTTTATAAAGAGGCAATAAGTAAAGATTTTTCAAAAACGAAAAATATCCATGATTGTGAGACTCATGTTATTAGCTCTAGACCATCTAGGTTTTCGAAGCacttaaaatcaataaaatcaaAAGGAAGAAATGACGATAAAGCGCCTGACGTATGTATCTTTTATTTTACCTGTTATTCACAGATGTATTAATAGCTACATTAAgtgttttaaagttattttttattttagagaaGTGTCCAATATAGTTGCGCAAAACAAAATCGACAGTGCCAACtacaaaacttaattaaaatatcgaCACCTCAATATAGATTATCTGAATTTAAATACGAACTGACAAATGCAAACATATTCGCAAaaggtaaaacaatattaactaattgaaaaatgtaagtagttaaaaaactaaaatgtacTTGCAAAATCCGAACCACGGTCCACGTCCCTAGGCCTAGTAGGCCCGAAGACGTCTAGGTAGACCTCTTCGGGCTTTAACTAGTCCTCGAGATTACATACTTCATCGAACTCCGCaaagcttaatattattataacattattaaatttaaagtttagGTTActaacttacggccgttcccaatatttgatctatctctggtttggccctactagagataggaatagctcacattagacattagagacatatattttatgtcagttGTGAGCTAttgctatctctagtagggcaaaaccaaagatagatcaaatattgggaacggccgttataaAATTGTAACATAAAATTGTGATTAAGAAGAACCTAAGGAGCTACTTCAACCTCAATTTCGCCGCCGTCTTGGCCGAAGCCCTAGTCCACCTGTAACCCGCATGATAAATGAGCCAACTATAGCGTCAAATAGTGTATGTGCACAACAATTAAGAAAATCTAAttcaaacgaaaaaaaaattaacaaacctAAAGGTAAGCCGTAAGCATGTTTGTAGATTATagatttactatttattacatattttttattaagttcaTTAATTAAGTGCTTCACGTTAATCAAGTAGAAACAAAAGTGTAATGCACGATAATATGAATTCGCCTACCGCTCATGTCTAAAACTTCGGTTTTACTTTGTCTGCAGTCTGAAGACTGGAGCTCAAGTAGCTTTCAGAATGTTCAAATTGATGACCGACAAAAACATTGTTTTGTCTacctttaattttatattcagaAGTTTTATTTGTctttgtcataataatattaccccATAGACGttaaatttattgtaaaatatcacttacttacttacttactacgatggctcagcgacccaaagtggatcttggcctccgacACGAGTTTGCGCCACTTGTCGCGGTCTTGCGCAATTTCTTGCCACTCTGTAACTTGAAGATCgcgctgcggggctaaaatggtcacatttagcaatccctctcaatcaattcagcaaatgaactgtcaaactgacaaatgtcaaatcagtacaaaaatacagaaatgaattgtaagcattttgcgattttagaaaaatgaatcatgttatgattcatatcatgattcttcaaagcgaccattttagccccgcaggtccgACTCCACGACATCTAGCCACCGGTACCGTTTACGACCGACAGGTCGTCGCCCGATCGGACGCCCAAGAAACGCCATTTTAGTAGCACGATCCTCCCCCATTCTTGCAACATGACCGAGCCATCGGAGTCGCTGGGCTTTTGATACGCCAATAATATTGGGATCAGCCATGAGGTCTTCAACTTCCGCGTTGGTTCGGATTCTGGTTCCTCCGTCTTCTGTCTTCACCGGGCCCAAGATCTTGCGGAGGATTTTTCTTTCGGCTTCTCAATGAAGTGCCGCACTGCATCGTAAGGTATTTTGGATGCGGGTGTTTATTTCCTCCTGTCTCGTGTtggtgggcattttcaaaaaaatgtgtacccctggtttttaccttgtcccttgacttcgctacagattatttgtaaaaaattacatactaacattttgtaattttaatgtaggagcataaacaagttttcttttattaaaatacattcacgtttgtatataattttatttagtatgagatttataagggtttttaagtaccgaaacctattaaattcacctgtccccttcccagaagttgtaacaaaatctttaataactattttttttcttaaagtaagttacttaaaaaacatatgttagattcttaaatacttaatgtatcaattgaatgtcttgttattgaaaaatctaacataatttaactacaaattaattaaaattataatcatgaaaaaacaacccggccggaatgttcggtttagtgaccgttttttttagttttataaacatactacaaaaatattttcggcactaaatgatagcactatatttcattgtacatcgagaaacttcaatttaaatttagtagttaaaaatctgctacaagacgcggacgcaggttggatggttcttcaggaacggtttatttgttcagataagtgaccatattttgtaagcattattatactttctccaactgtttttactgttgacacgttgcaaaattagtttagtatttagtataaaaaatgaaattgtgataactattatcggttatttacaaacactttaaaagtaaaagaaagtaatattacgtgacttccgacttgtgacttttcgtatggtcacatataatggaacggacaagtcacaacaggcggaaagcataaggcttagttcacattttaaattaattatttttttattcacagattttattaagaaaattggagatttttaaactggtacgattaacgtacaaatatattttttattacttatgtgttaaggtgacgccgcgttaaagtaaaaaaccgttttggatatgttttagattgctagttttctatgaaaggccggcccggcctctcacagaaaacaagcaatggaacagcaaaaaatggaaagggcgtaagcgacaaaatagttttgtcgcgtaatttaaaaaccataaatacatttcatataagctatgggcaaattaaagtgtatgcttgaaccaatccatgtacatttttggaagcttaaatcactctcctctgtagggaaaaataggaatcctttttttttacacaggtctatttgattgattattctgtgttataaaagttgaccaatcgtgttatgctatgggtaaatcaaagacaaagacatgataaatactgccaatgaactttaatttcttagctttagttattgctgagaaaaatcgatatcgctacagccaaatcataaaggcgtcgactttacttaacaataacaaatatactatttaaaatttaagtacctaaaagttttatgttttttaaaaattttgattttatttccactacttttctatcagtaaagttgaaaatcattttgtgtcgttgatatttgcagatttataataactagacatcagattatatgcatttgcatacttgcatatgcaaatgcatataatgtcactttttaggcgatagtgcatattttggcaatttttcgttgatagtgcatatttcggtagtttaacttccatgggcattaagattgcaatcggaaattgttggtagaaaattattattggcgtataataaataaataaaaagtctttatttcaagaaattaaaaatcctggattttatgaaattataaaaattggcgcttttattaatgtcactaccggaaaagtcttcaaaaaaataataaattttaatattaagtgacttttgattgtgcatattttgtgcatatttcgaccatttttcgtgcatatttgcatggatatttcggcactttgatcgtgcatataatccgatgtcattaataacttaggaattcgtagacatgtgaacacatctttatgattatgagatgttcgtccctctaattattgaagttaaatctatgaaatcaaagaattttttacttttataagtagtgcaacaataaaaatgtttaaataaaaggtttttgtgttataaaaactcctttaaatatgttaaatattacttactcatgtaaaaaaatgaaaaataacgtagtggttgggtcacatagtcacactatggattaaaaataattgctactcttgttgatccttgaaattatctaaattttttttaataaacaattaaatatgcatttcactagtttaaattaacgaagaaatccatttattgctgtatttttttgtattaaattatattttacatttagtcgcacaacggaatctgtttcgtcgaaaattcgattttgtttcaataatatcagaataatataacgttttcagcgttctttttaacttattccattagttcaatatttttccttgtatatgacattcaaaaaaaggtaaataaatgaccttaaaaaatatagacatatttttgcaagggtacacgtttttttgaaaatgccctggTGTCGGTAATGGTGCAgcctaagtatttaaatttgtcCGTCCCTTTATAAGAAATCCCTCTCACATTCAGGTCTTCTCGTTTTGTGCGCGTGTTTTTATAGCGTTTAATGTGGAGGTTTTCTGTTTTCTCGCGGTTTATACTTAGGCATACCTTAAGGGCTTCGTTTTCTAAGACTTCGGCCGCACTGGCCACTTCCTCTGGAGTTTCACCCAGTAATGCCAGGTCGTCGGCATACCCTATCAACCTATGTTTCCCAATCAGTTGTAGCCCTATATCTAGTGCAATCACTTCTTTGAGGACATATTCCAGAACTAAATTGAAAAGCACAGGTGACAGCGCATATTCTTATTTAAGTCCTGTGACCACTGCGAACTCGTCCGTAAGCTCTTTAGCAACCCTCACTCTCATTTTGCTTTCCTTAGTGGCGATCATTATCATCTCAACTAGTTTTTTAGGGATGTTGAAGTTCCTTAAGATCGTGTATAACGCATTCTTTGACTTTTGGACtaagtggacgcggcataatggtctctaccaaatcaaaatactgtggccggtccgccattttatgttccggttctccgaggtacataaactgtatTATAGggattatagggatgtcgaaattgaaagaaaatatcgatatatcgattaCGGTCGATGCTGTCATAGGCTTTTTTAAAATCGACAAATAACGCGTGTATGCTTTGGGCGTATTCCCAAATCCAAACGTTTCGCTACATATTGACTACTTCCATAAGTTTGAAGTCCTGTTAGAAAAAAATGTCACTAATGTAGATCACACCATCATAATGGGTGACCTTAACACCTGTCTAGTCAACAAAGAAAATGTACATATGACCCGAGCCACCAAACTACGTTCCTTACTAAATTCCGTTAACCTCAATATCCTTCCTCTTAACCCTACACACTTCTTTCCTAACTGCGTCCCATCTTTGCTTGATCTGATTATAGTCTCTTCCTTGAATCACGTTAGTACACATGGGCAATTTAACGCTGAAGCCTTCTCCTACCATGACCTGATCTTCCGTTGAAAATCCGTTGTCCTAAGCCCAAACCTCGCATAGTCATGCAGCGTAACTACAACGCAATTGACCCGGATAAGCTCAAAGTTGACCTTTTGGCTATTAACTGGGAGGCGGTGTATAGTGCTACTACTGTGGACGAAAAGATGGAAATTCTCAATACGCTTCTATTACAAATATTTGATCTACATGCACCTTTACGACCTGTTAGGCTAAAACACCTGCCTGCTCCGTGGCTTACCGATGAGATAAAGGGACTTATGGCTAAAAGAAACGTCGCCAAAGTCAAATTTAGAAACAGCCCTTCTGAATTCAATCATCAAAAGTATaaagagctaagaaatagatGTAGTAGATTGTGTAGGGATGCACAGCGTCGCCACATACACTCTTCAGTTAGCAATGGAGATCCTGCTAAGGTTTGGTCTTTCCTTAACTCC
This genomic window contains:
- the LOC121729777 gene encoding DNA polymerase interacting tetratricopeptide repeat-containing, protein of 47 kDa produces the protein MSENKEIEKKVPMTDEERLALCQKLDQELDDFINSLERKRYTEGWPEDRWEEEMDKHPFFMKSVPENGELSPLAEGLAKLKYDPEENTPLELTTSYKEDGNFNFKHKNYRLAILGYTEGIKVRCDDPEMNSSLYNNRAAAHWFLKNYRSALFDSERALSFKPDHTKARVRAAKAALECSKYDTCIEHCQKLLENDNKEKEIIDLLNTAKKKKAIQDRDDRRNKKEASKKKDQKDAIVKAIIERGIKISNCEDEDDIDLSKLEPSLPGAQDSIVHIEDGVLKWPVLLLYPEYQMTDFIKSCPENVPLVNQLQQLFPAPWDENSKYSVGTVNVYFEGYDKMPHVVDPTKKLGDLLLLKYFELKAGTPAFFVLPRKSQIEVRFLESYL
- the LOC121731074 gene encoding tyrosine-protein phosphatase CDC14-like, which produces MSRNPDIIFLTEYIKNVLYFAVFKSGRVPVNCCNTHYFCIDDDLIYENYYLDFGPLNLGCVYKYYKLLNDKINLHSQNQVLIHYTSADSRKKANAAFLIGCFGVLYLCLSADQAYKPLLREQFVPFQDACQQKSPYTITILDCLEGLAKARDFNFFNFQDFNVAEYIKLDKLQGGDLNWIIPGKFLAFIGPVDNTYSVYNPPEMYVAYFIHNNVKVVIRLNKRLYDSNTFTSNGILHYDLYFPDGSCPQKHIVMKFLEISEETTGAIAVHCKAGLGRTGTLIGSYLIKHYRMSAHEAIAWMRICRPGSVIGHQQEWLEKIEPWLIKQGNIYRRRMFQDVNQFPKHEYGIYSFVKTTYLQRAMLSKSSTPTSRRKLSPSELSSGSRPISRKMFGEVEKNFKREDHNWHQKSFLQNQKIIIDKEKSFYKEAISKDFSKTKNIHDCETHVISSRPSRFSKHLKSIKSKGRNDDKAPDRSVQYSCAKQNRQCQLQNLIKISTPQYRLSEFKYELTNANIFAKEEPKELLQPQFRRRLGRSPSPPVTRMINEPTIASNSVCAQQLRKSNSNEKKINKPKVSKHRRGSVGGVSLDAQKSAPMEHRASSVRSDERPTATQGDLLNGIKFSRRLKESLKAENHSKTFDKSSMTPLRAAWGPAHAHEPTFSTTKEPKLNKKGSGQATVPQHQGSIGKPNSRANSPKITRPALTTFY